The DNA sequence GGCACTGGTCGGTCGGCTTGCGGATCGGGCCGAAGAGGTTGCCCGGGCTGTGCAGGCTTTGCGCGCGGCCTCGCTGCGCGGGTCCTTCGTCCGGGTGTCCGATCTTCGGGACGTTGGGGAGGGGCAGCGCGATGGCTGAAACACGCACCCTCCAGCAGGCGGTATTGGGCGAGATACTGCCTCATGTGGGGCGGCGGTCTGCAGCCATGGCAGGCGAAGCGCGCGTATCGCCGGGCCGTCGGCGTGGTACGTCCGGCGGGGCAGTTGCGGTAATGTCCTGGAACGCGTTGCGGGTGCCGCAAAGCGTGGTGAAGCGGGTCGGCACGGGCGGGTGTCATTCGCCCAAAGAGTTACGCCGACAGATGAAATACATTCTGCGCGACGAGGCGCGGGTCGCAGCCTGGTCGAACCAGATCGGCATCGATCGTGTCTTTGGCGAGCGCGGCATGGAAAATGTCATTGCCGATTGGAGTGCTTCCTGGTGCGGGGCGCCGAAACGGGGTCACACCGATCACATCATCCTGTCCTTTCCCAAGGGAACCGAGGCGGAATTGGCGGAAGCCATCTCGCGCGAATGGGCGCAGGAGGTGTTCGGCGGGGATTACCGGGATCGATATCGGTATGTGGCGGCCCTCCATTGCAACACAGACCATGTGCATGCCCATGTTCTTGTCGACAAGGTCGGGATGGAGGACGGCAAGTTCCTCTCGATCAGCCGCCATTCCGAGATCAGCTATGACATGATGCGCGAGCTGCATGCGCAGATCGCGGGCGAGCACGGGCTGGTGCTGAACGCCTCTTCCCGTCTGTCGCGCGGCATCATGGAAAACGCCCCGCGGGACACTGATTTGCAGGCGGCCCGCAAGGAGGGACGGGAGCCAGTGGTTGCCCCGCTGGATCCTGAAAGCCGCGCTCTGCGAGAGGCCGAGATACGCAGACACGCCGAGGGGTATCGGCAGCTGGCGCAACTTGCGGGGATGGGCCTGGAGGCCGACACCCCTCCGGATGGATGGATGGGGCGCATCGCGGAGGGCGCAGAGCTTGCCGCCACCAACTTGATGAAAGGAATGCCGGTGAAAGAAGGGTTTGCCGAAGGGGTTGATATCCCCGCTGCCGGAGCGGATGTGATCGGTCGTCTGATCGCCGCCCGCGAGACATTGCAAGCGGAAGCCGACACCGCCTGGAGCGCCATTCAGGACATGGCGCCCGGTGCCGAAAAGGTCGAACTGGAACAGCTCTTTGCCGGGCAGGCCCGCGAAATGGGCACGCTTCTGGGCCGGGACTTTCTTGCGGATCATTCTTCATCGGTGTCGCCCGAGCGCGATCCCTACAGTGTGCAGGGGATTGCGGGACTGGCTGCACGGGCAGGAGACGAGGGCCATCCGCTCTCGGCTGAGGCCGATGCTGCACTGGGTCATTTCCGAGCGGAATTGGCGCGGGTTCTGGCACCCATGGAGGCACGACTCGAGGAGGCTGGCAGCAGCGTCGAAGAAGTCGCTGCCCGTTTCACCGCACCCCATTGCAGCAAGGCGCAACTCGAAGCATCACGCCCAGTGGACGCCCAGGAGCGCTCGGACTGGCTTGGGCTCGAACGCGACCTGCAGGCGCGCGCGCGTGATGTTTTTGCGGGGCTGCACATGGATCGTGATCTTTTGGCGGATCTGGCGCGTCAAGACATTCTTGACGCAGGGCAGGGCAGCCGCCTTGCCGACATCGCCACGCTGGACAAGCTGATCTCCGACGTGCGGCAAGACCTGCGCGACGGGGATATGGATCAGCTGGCAGCGGGCCGGATCGATCCGCTCATGGACCGCATCGAAGACCCTGGTCTGCGACAAGCCGTGTTCTCGGAGCTAAAGGCCATCGCCGCAGTGGATGCGGATGATGACATTGCCGGCCGCGACAGCGAACCCGCCGCCACCTATCGGACCCGGATCGAGGCTTTCGAGCGCGCCGAGGAGCGAGGGCGCGACCGGGACGATACCAGTGGCGATTACGGCCTTTAGAGGATTCAAAACATGCTGCATGCAATGGAAAGCCGTTGGCGGTATCCGATCGCCATCCTGCTCGGTCTCGGTGTTGGCACCTGGATCGGTGCCGCGATCGCCACGCTCTATCTGATGGCGCGATTTGGTGAAGACCTGGGTGGGTTCGATATTTTCGAACTTTGGCTGCTCAATCTGTCTGATCCACGGATCAAGGCAAACCCTGCGGTGGAACATACTGCGTGGCTCATCACGGCACTTCCTGCCCTGCTTCTGGCGGCGACAGGAGCGACATCCGTTCATCGCGGGTCGCTCACCGATTATGATGATGCGCATTTCCAGTCGCGTCCCGAGCTCCGCCGCAACCGTATGTCGGCGTCTCTTTCCCAGAACGGCTTTCTGTTCGGCAAGCTCGGGTCACCTGCGTCCCCTGCGCCTTTCGTGTCTGCCACGCCAGATCGCTTCCCACACGCTATGATGATCGCGCCAACGGGCCGGGGCAAAGGGGTAGGCTTCGTTTTGCCGAACCTTTTGCACTTCCAGGGCAGTGCCGTGATCCTCGACGTTAAGGGCGAGAATTTCGAGAAGACATCCATCCACCGCAAAAAGGCGCTGAACAATCAGGTCTGGTACTTTTCGCCCTATGACTACGTTCAGCCCGAGGGCAAGAACGGGCCCGTCCTGACCCGCACGCACCGGTTCAATCCTCTCCAGCGCATTGCCGATCTGCCCAGCCCCGAGCAGCAATACACCGCCGTCAACACCATGGCGGACTTGTTCCTCATCGTCGAAAGCGTGAACGCGCAGAGCTTTTTCCAGGCCGGACGCAGCCTGTTCGTGGCGTCTTGCCTCTATGCCATCGAGACCGGCAAGCCGACGATCGGTGAGGCGCTGCGGATCATGACTGGCGGCGGCAATAAAAAGGAATTCTACAAACGGGCCGCCATGCAGACCGCGAACCCGGTGGTGGCAGAGATTTTCCTGAGCATGGCCGACGAAGTGGACAAGATTCTCGATTCCTATGTCAGTGTGATCCGCGGTGCCGGATTGGAGCTCTGGCTCGATCCGGCGGTGGACCGAGCGACACAGGCAAGCGATTTCGACTTCGGGACGTTCCGACGAAAGCCACAGTCGCTCTATATTGTCGTGCAGCCGGAGCACCTGAAAACACTGGCCCCCCTGATCCGGCTCCTGTTCGCCGATGCCATCGCATGTCTGCAG is a window from the Phaeobacter porticola genome containing:
- a CDS encoding relaxase/mobilization nuclease domain-containing protein, with the protein product MAETRTLQQAVLGEILPHVGRRSAAMAGEARVSPGRRRGTSGGAVAVMSWNALRVPQSVVKRVGTGGCHSPKELRRQMKYILRDEARVAAWSNQIGIDRVFGERGMENVIADWSASWCGAPKRGHTDHIILSFPKGTEAELAEAISREWAQEVFGGDYRDRYRYVAALHCNTDHVHAHVLVDKVGMEDGKFLSISRHSEISYDMMRELHAQIAGEHGLVLNASSRLSRGIMENAPRDTDLQAARKEGREPVVAPLDPESRALREAEIRRHAEGYRQLAQLAGMGLEADTPPDGWMGRIAEGAELAATNLMKGMPVKEGFAEGVDIPAAGADVIGRLIAARETLQAEADTAWSAIQDMAPGAEKVELEQLFAGQAREMGTLLGRDFLADHSSSVSPERDPYSVQGIAGLAARAGDEGHPLSAEADAALGHFRAELARVLAPMEARLEEAGSSVEEVAARFTAPHCSKAQLEASRPVDAQERSDWLGLERDLQARARDVFAGLHMDRDLLADLARQDILDAGQGSRLADIATLDKLISDVRQDLRDGDMDQLAAGRIDPLMDRIEDPGLRQAVFSELKAIAAVDADDDIAGRDSEPAATYRTRIEAFERAEERGRDRDDTSGDYGL
- a CDS encoding type IV secretory system conjugative DNA transfer family protein: MLHAMESRWRYPIAILLGLGVGTWIGAAIATLYLMARFGEDLGGFDIFELWLLNLSDPRIKANPAVEHTAWLITALPALLLAATGATSVHRGSLTDYDDAHFQSRPELRRNRMSASLSQNGFLFGKLGSPASPAPFVSATPDRFPHAMMIAPTGRGKGVGFVLPNLLHFQGSAVILDVKGENFEKTSIHRKKALNNQVWYFSPYDYVQPEGKNGPVLTRTHRFNPLQRIADLPSPEQQYTAVNTMADLFLIVESVNAQSFFQAGRSLFVASCLYAIETGKPTIGEALRIMTGGGNKKEFYKRAAMQTANPVVAEIFLSMADEVDKILDSYVSVIRGAGLELWLDPAVDRATQASDFDFGTFRRKPQSLYIVVQPEHLKTLAPLIRLLFADAIACLQRAHPGPDEPHPVMFLMDEFDQLGKQPLVLQSIKTIRSYGGRLFIISQSIPGLEGIYGETDRRALQAGAGVQIYMTPQDDRTADVLSAALGKRTIVGKTRSQATVRKLSESANISRRSEERALVSPAELLRFPLDKVLVLPEGQYPIKADHIRYYADRHFEEIDKARQGHALPYPPAAAPVSNRPKKITLEQPEPAAPAAISMGDKEFETAVQTYTGALQGYAEAARAKPKKTRSGRRQRSSGLAGTSTA